One genomic segment of Ctenopharyngodon idella isolate HZGC_01 chromosome 7, HZGC01, whole genome shotgun sequence includes these proteins:
- the mrpl46 gene encoding 39S ribosomal protein L46, mitochondrial: protein MAAPFTRVYRPLWRIITTTTSNGGVRNVSYTRQQWSAQNVKTAGAAEAPWALHGAVCVQRLPVVSQDRSPIEEKFMELMQQMELERSLLADHELKLLDDAARMSRKQEEDYDSDEEEDYKDKEIVTAQDLEDIWEQKLKEFQPALRTQGVDQKDVSSSERCLADSLILLVKKDIGNQKLWLLPQIQWQMGETLRQTAERALASLPGADLKATFFGNAPCGFYKYKYPKDIQKEGSVGAKVFFFKAVLSSHKHLPLEKNSFAWVKKDELQDFLKPEYLKQVRRFIMAL from the exons ATGGCGGCGCCCTTCACCAGAGTTTACCGACCATTATGGAGGATAATCACTACGACTACATCAAACGGAGGGGTGCGAAATGTTTCATACACTAGGCAACAGTGGTCTGCGCAGAATGTCAAAACTGCGGGTGCTGCTGAAGCTCCGTGGGCGCTGCAtggagctgtgtgtgtgcagaggCTGCCTGTGGTCTCTCAGGACAGGAGCCCCATAGAGGAGAAGTTCATGGAGCTTATGCAGCAG ATGGAGTTAGAGAGAAGTCTGCTTGCGGATCATGAGCTGAAGCTCCTGGATGATGCTGCACGGATGAGTCGGAAACAAGAAGAAGATTATGATTCAGATGAGGAGGAGGATTACAAAGACAAAGAAATCGTTACAGCCCAAGATCTGGAGGACATTTGGGAACAGAAACTGAAGGAATTTCAACCAGCTCTGAGGACACAAG GTGTTGACCAGAAGGACGTGAGTTCTTCAGAGCGTTGTTTAGCAGACAGTCTCATCTTGCTGGTGAAGAAGGACATTGGCAATCAAAAGCTTTGGCTCCTGCCTCAGATACAGTGGCAGATGGGAGAGACGCTTCGACAGACGGCCGAACGTGCCCTTGCAAGTCTTCCAG GTGCTGATCTAAAAGCTACTTTCTTTGGTAATGCACCCTGTGGattttacaaatacaaataccCAAAGGACATTCAGAAAGAGGGCAGTGTTGGAGCCAAAGTGTTCTTCTTCAAAGCTGTGCTGTCCAGCCATAAGCACTTACCCCTGGAGAAGAATTCATTTGCCTGGGTAAAAAAGGATGAACTCCAGGACTTCCTGAAGCCAGAGTACCTGAAACAAGTCAGACGCTTCATTATGGCTCTGTAA
- the mrps11 gene encoding 28S ribosomal protein S11, mitochondrial, translated as MYHRLYSLIRGSCQQLFEGLNSSGRLIGGNVGLQRPLSCSAIRLQESDAVETKSPSAPVKRLKDLFPPFPGQESSLTWDSKKFEELPIAHIKATYNNTHIQVTDSAGQYMVRTSCGSEGFKNVKKSTSIAAQTAGISAAAKARAKGVNYVRVLVKGLGPGRLSAIKGLTMGGLEVVSITDNTPVPHNGCRPRKARRM; from the exons ATGTATCATAGGTTATACAGCCTCATTCGAGGTTCGTGCCAGCAGCTTTTTGAAGGCTTAAATTCATCTGGGCGTTTAAT TGGAGGAAATGTGGGGCTTCAGCGTCCGTTGTCATGCAGCGCCATCCGATTACAAGAGTCTGATGCAGTGGAAACCAAGAGCCCTTCAGCACCAGTCAAACGACTGAAAGA CCTCTTCCCTCCATTTCCGGGTCAGGAAAGCTCCCTGACATGGGACAGTAAGAAGTTTGAAGAGTTACCGATCGCACACATAAAAGCCACATATAATAA CACACATATCCAAGTCACAGATAGCGCTGGCCAGTACATGGTACGAACCTCGTGTGGATCAGAGGGCTTCAAGAATGTGAAGAAATCCACTTCTATTGCAGCACAGACCGCTGGGATTTCAGCTGCTGCG AAGGCGAGGGCGAAGGGGGTCAACTACGTCCGTGTGCTGGTGAAAGGACTCGGTCCAGGCCGCTTG TCTGCCATTAAAGGGTTAACCATGGGAGGACTAGAGGTTGTTTCCATCACCGACAACACCCCGGTGCCGCACAATGGCTGTCGCCCTCGCAAAGCACGAAGGATGTGA